ataaggggaggcagagatcaaagaaggCAACTTGGTACGtaccttacaaacttcctttgcctcactcacatccatacatgttgtcatacaggaccgccctttacgagtactacgcacatAAACATGTGTTAGATAATAGTTATTGTTATAGATAACATCTGGTGAGCAGTTTATAGCGATACCCCGAGACCAACCGAGTGCACCGTGTATAGGATGCGCGTCACACGTTAATCCACAGGCTCCGGGAGTTAGTGACCTCGCTGGGCTGGGGATCAGACATCTAGACCTCCACGAACCGACCGTGAAACACACCCTTGACTCAGTCATAGATGTCGAGAGACAAGTTCAAGTAagtcaacatttattttaatttgttctaGGGCCGCTTAGTTCCTGTAGTTCATGAAAATATATcccaaatattatttacaggtCGTAAACGGTGTCCGATACATTTTAACACTGTCCGTTAATTTCGACAACTGTACAGAAGCTGAGCCCGATAACTGTATTTCCGCCAAAGTATGTAGGATCACAGTTTTAGTAAAGCCTTGGGAGACTTTACCTAGCGGTGGTAAATATAGAGCTATCTTAGCTAACAATTGCACAGAAGAATGGATATTTGGTGATAACGGTGAAGTTTTGCCCGAACCTATCGATACCCATAACCATAATGCAACATCTTTGAATAACGATGACGTAAAAGTTGTACAAATCGAGAATGTCGAAGCTTTGCCAAaccaagaaaaaaaattaacagtTGATGAAATAAAAGCTATAGAAGAACAAATAATTCCATATGACCAATCGACAGTATATTCAGAACCCAATAAAGAAGATTCGTCACCAacagataataatgtaataagtaAAGATCACGTAAACAAAGTTGAATCAGTCCAACAACACAGTGAAAACTCTCTTCCTGAATCTAGTAAATCTGAACCAAGTAATTTGAGTCAAGATAAAAAGAAAGCTATCGATGACATGctagatttttttaacttttctgGTTATAAACCGAGACCTCAGACAGAAGAAGTCAATGTTAGAGCAAGAAGAAGCTATGATTACGATCTAAGAATATTGTCACTTACAGAGGAATATCAGGATATTAAAAAGAGCATCGAAAATGCAAAGTTTGTTTACGAAATGGCACAAGCTATGGTAGATTATCTTAATGAAATGGACATCGAAGTAAAAAATAGGGCTGTGAAAAACGTAATTAAAGCTGAAGAAGAATACGACAATGATAAGcgctttatttatattcaagcACAGATTGTAATACCGTGTGACACGGCCAACTGCGAGTCCAAAGAAACGGAAACTAAAATTTGTAATGCTGTTATTGACAGTACAGAAAGAAAGAACCCACAAATGTTGAATACTTTTTGCTATATAGATACCAAAGAAATGGATGCACTCGACAAAATTAAAGAAGTCCCGTTAGATGATCCTGTGTTACTACGACTCACTAAAGAAATCATAAGAAAAATGGAATCCGAATCAAAGGATCCCCAtgctctaaaaataaaaaagattgtGTCTGCCAATACTCGTACCGTGCCTGGCAGACTAACAAAAATTTCGTTAATCGTTAATCATATGAATTGTAGTAAGAGTGTGCCCTTGGTTTTAAGAACCAATTGCTCTGTTCTAGAAAAATATGGATCAAACATATGTGAGGTAATAGTTCACGAAAAGCATTCTCTTAAGGagaaaaaaattatgtatacgTGCACTGAACGTCCGGTAGATATGACAATAtctaaatttaaacaaacaatgcGAAACATTACTGTCGACGACCCGAAACTCAATGACATCTTACAAGAAGCATTACAGGCGTTAGAAGTGCAATCTAACAGGAAAAATAAGCAGAAGATAGTAAACGTCAGCAAAATTTCCACTCAAATAATTGCTGGATTACTGACTAAAATAGAATTTGAAGTCGGTTTTACTAATTGCACAGATGATAGCGATATGAAAATTCAATCAACTAAATGCGAATTACTGAAAAATGAACGCCTTCGAAATTGCAAAGCACAAATTTGGGATAGGTCATGGATTGTGGATGGCAAGCAGATGGAAGTCTCTTGTGATAATGATACGAGtcattttgtagaaaatattagaaaaaagaGAGCCTTAGATATAGAGTCACGTAGGGTAAAACGGCAACTAGGTGCAGAACATAATTTACGGTCAAAATCTGAAGCTGTAGGTGAATCACAGGTTCAAGATCCTAAAGATGAAAAATATACTCAGTTAGCTCATGAATCTCTGCAAAAGTATCTGGCAGATACGGGAAACGGACGACCTCATAGAGTTGTTAGAGTAGAGAAGGTCAGTACTCAAGTGGTGTCAGGTCTCAGGACTATAATCGACTTTGTTGTGACACCTACTGACGACAGCAGCGGTGATAGCATAAAGTGTAACTCAGAAATATGGGAACAACCCTGGATTAAGAAAAAAGAGATCACTAAAGTGTCTTGCCAAATTGAAAACCCAAGATCGAAAAGACAAGTTCCTGGAGGACTGAAAGAACAAGATCCCAACGATCCTAAGTATTCACAGTTAGCTAGCGAATCTCTGCAAAAGTATCTGGCCGACACGGGCAACGGCCGACCTCATAGAGTTGTTAGAGTAGAGAAGGTCAGTACTCAAGTGGTGTCAGGTCTCAGGACTATAATCGACTTTGTTGTGACGCCTACTGATGACAGCAGCGGTGATAGCATAACGTGTAACTCAGAAATATGGGAACAAGCTTGGCTAAACAAGAAAGAAATCACTAAGGTGTCTTGTCAGATTGAAACCACTCGAATAAAAAGACAAGTACCTGGTGGTATCCAAGAATCAGATCCGAACAGAGAAGAGTATTTACAGTTAGCCAATGAATCTCTGCAGAAATATCTAGCGGATACGGGCACCCAGAGACCACACAGAGTAGTGCGCGTAGAAAAAGTTACAGAGCAGGTTGTAGAAGGCTCTTTGACGAGAATCAACTTTGTAGCCACGCCATCAGACGATGCCAGCGGTGACAACATACGGTGTTACTCCGAGGTTTGGGACCGACCATGGCTGAACAAGAAAGAGATCGATGTCTCTTGTGTTTTAGGTACTTCAAGGTCGAAAAGGGGACTTGCAGGAGGGCTGAAAGAACAAGATCCCAAAGATCCTAAGTATTCACAGTTAGCCAACGAATCTCTTCAAAAGTATCTGGCCGACACGGGCAACGGACGACCTCATAGATTAGTTAGAGTAGAGAAGGTCAGTACTCAAGTAGTGTCAGGTCTCAGGACTATAATCGACTTTGTTGTGACACCTAGTGACGACAGCAGCGGTGATAGCATAAAGTGTAACTCAGAAATATGGGAACAAGCTTGGTTAAACAAGAAAGAAATCACTAAGGTGTCTTGCCAAATTGAAAACTCAAGGTCGAAAAGACAAGTCCCTGGAGGACTTAAAGAACAAGATCCCAACGATCCTAAGTATTCACAGTTAGCTAGCGAATCTCTGCAAAAGTATCTGGCAGACACAGGCAACGGCCGACCTCATAGAGTTGTTAGAGTAGAGAAAGTCAGTACTCAAGTAGTGTCTGGTCTCAGGACTATAATCGACTTTGTTGTGACGCCTACTGATGACAGCAGCGGTGATAACATAAAGTGTAACTCAGAAATATGGGAACAAGCTTGGCTAAACAAGAAAGAAATCACTAAGGTGTCTTGTCAGATTGAAACCACTCGAATAAAAAGACAAGTTCCTGGTGGTATCCAAGAATCAGATCCGAACAGAGAAGAGTATTTACAGTTAGCTAACGAATCTCTGCAGAAGTATCTGGCAGATACGGGCACCCAGAGACCACACAGAGTAGTGCGCGTAGAAAAAGTTACAGAGCAGGTTGTAGAAGGCTTTCTGACGAGAATCAACTTTGTAGCCACGCCATCAGACAATGCCAGCGGTGACAACATACGGTGTTACTCCGAGGTTTGGGACCGACCTTGGTTGAACAAGAAAGAGATCGATGTCTCTTGTGTTTTAGGTACTTCAAGGTCGAAAAGGGGACTTGCAGGAGGGCTGAAAGAACAAGATCCCAAAGATCCTAAGTATTCACAGTTAGCTAATGAATCTCTTCAAAAGTATCTGGCAGACACGGGCAACGGCCGACCTCATAGAGTTGTTAGAGTGGAGAAAGTCAGTACTCAAGTAGTGTCTGGTCTCAGGACTATAATCGACTTTGTTGTGACGCCTACTGACGACAGCAGCGGTGATAACATAAAGTGTAACTCAGAAATATGGGAACAAGCTTGGCTAAACAAGAAAGAAATCACTAAGGTGTCTTGTCAAATTGAAAACGCAAGGTCGAAAAGACAAGTTCCTGGAGGACTGAAAGAACAAGATCCCAACGATCATAAGTACACACAGTTAGCTAACGAATCTCTGCAAAAGTATCTGGCCGACACGGGCAACGGACGATCTCATAGAGTTGTTAGAGTAGAGAAGGTCAGTACTCAAGTGGTGTCAGGTCTCAGGACTATAATCGACTTTGTTGTGACACCTACTGACGACAGCAGCGGTGATAACATAAAGTGTAATTCAGAAATTTGGGAACAAGCTTGGCTAAACAAGAAAGAAATCACTAAGGTGTCTTGTCAAATTGTAAACACAAGGTCGAAAAGACAAGTACCTGGTGGTATCCAAGAATCAGATCCGAACAGAGAAGAGTATTTACAGTTAGCTAACGAATCTCTGCAGAAGTATCTAGCGGATACGGGCACCCAGAGACCACACAGAGTAGTGCGCGTAGAAAAAGTTACAGAGCAGGTTGTAGAAGGCTTTCTGACGAGAATCAACTTTGTAGCCACGCCATCAGACAATGCCAGCGGTGACAACATACGGTGTTACTCCGAGGTTTGGGACCGACCCTGGCTGAACAAGAAAGAGATCGATGTCTCTTGTGTTTTAGGTACTTCAAGGTCGAAAAGGGGACTTGCAGGAGGGCTGAAAGAACAAGATCCCAAAGATCCTAAGTATTCACAGTTAGCTAACGAATCTCTGCAAAAGTATCTGGCCGACACGGGCAACGGACGACCTCATAGATTAGTTAGAGTAGAGAAGGTCAGTACTCAAGTAGTGTCTGGTCTCAGGACTATAATCGACTTTGTTGTGACACCTTCTGACGACAGCAGCGGTGATAACATAAACTGTAACTCAGAAATATGGGAACAAGCTTGGCTAAACAAGAAAGAAATCACTAAGGTGTCTTGTCAAATTGAAAGCTCAAGGTCGAAAAGACAAGTCCCTGGAGGACTTAAAGAACAAGATCCCAACGATCCTGAGTACTCACAGTTAGCTAACGAATCTCTGCAAAAGTATCTGGCAGACACGGGCAACGGACGACCTCATAGAGTTGTTAGAGTAGAGAAGGTCAGTACTCAAGTGGTGTCAGGTGTCAGGACTATAATCGACTTTGTTGTGACACCTAGTGACGACAGCAGCGCGGAGAGCATAAAGTGTCACTCAGAAATATGGGAACAAGCTTGGCTAAACAAGAAAGAAATCACTAAGGTGTCTTGTCAAATTGAAAACACAAGGTCGAAAAGACAAGTACCTGGTGGTATCCAAGAATCAGATCCGAACAGAGAAGAGTATTTACAGTTAGCTAACGAATCTCTGCAGAAGTATCTGGCAGATACGGGCACCCAGAGACCACACAGAGTAGTGCGCGTAGAAAAAGTTACAGAGCAGGTTGTAGAAGGCTCTTTGACGAGAATCAACTTTGTAGCCACGCCATCAGACAATGCCAGCGGTGACAACATACGGTGTTACTCCGAGGTTTGGGACCGACCCTGGCTGAACAAGAAAGAGATCGATGTCTCTTGTGTTTTAGGTACTTCAAGGTCGAAAAGGGGACTTGCAGGAGGGCTGAAAGAACAAGATCCCAAAGATCCTAAGTATTCACAGTTAGCTAACGAATCTCTGCAAAAGTATCTGGCCGACACGGGCAACGGACGACCTCATAGATTAGTTAGAGTAGAGAAGGTCAGTACTCAAGTAGTGTCTGGTCTCAGGACTATAATCGACTTTGTTGTGACACCTTCTGACGACAGCAGCGGTGATAACATAAACTGTAACTCAGAAATATGGGAACAAGCTTGGCTAAACAAGAAAGAAATCACTAAGGTGTCTTGTCAAATTGAAAGCTCAAGGTCGAAAAGACAAGTCCCTGGAGGACTTAAAGAACAAGATCCCAACGATCCTGAGTACTCACAGTTAGCTAACGAATCTCTGCAAAAGTATCTGGCAGACACGGGCAACGGACGACCTCATAGAGTTGTTAGAGTAGAGAAGGTCAGTACTCAAGTGGTGTCAGGTCTCAGGACTATAATCGACTTTGTTGTGACACCTACTGATGACAGCAGCGGTGATAACATAAAGTGTAACTCAGAAATATGGGAACAAGCTTGGCTAAACAAGAAAGAAATCACTAAGGTGTCTTGTCAAATTGTAAACACAAGGTCGAAAAGACAAGTACCTGGTGGTATCCAAGAATCAGATCCGAACAGAGAAGAGTATTTACAGTTAGCTAACGAATCTCTGCAGAAGTATCTGGCAGATACGGGCACCCAGAGACCACACAGAGTAGTGCGCGTAGAAAAAGTTACAGAGCAGGTTGTAGAAGGCTCTTTGACGAGAATCAACTTTGTAGCCACGCCATCAGACAATGCCAGCGGTGACAACATACGGTGTTACTCCGAGGTTTGGGACCGACCATGGCTGAACAAGAAAGAGATCGATGTCTCTTGTGTTTTAGGTACTTCAAGGTCGAAAAGGGGACTTGCAGGAGGGCTGAAAGAACAAGATCCCAAAGATCCTAAGTATTCACAGTTAGCTAATGAATCTCTTCAAAAGTATCTGGCAGACACGGGCAACGGCCGACCTCATAGAGTTGTTAGAGTGGAGAAAGTCAGTACTCAAGTAGTGTCTGGTCTCAGGACTATAATCGACTTTGTTGTGACGCCTACTGATGACAGCAGCGGTGATAGCATAAAGTGTAACTCAGAAATATGGGAACAAGCTTGGCTAAACAAGAAAGAAATCACTAAGGTGTCTTGTCAGATTGAAACCACTCGAATAAAAAGACAAGTACCTGGTGGTATCCAAGAATCAGATCCGAACAGAGAAGAGTATTTACAGTTAGCCAATGAATCTCTGCAGAAGTATCTGGCAGATACGGGCACCCAGAGACCACACAGAGTAGTGCGCGTAGAAAAAGTTACAGAGCAGGTTGTAGAAGGCTCTTTGACGAGAATCAACTTTGTAGCCACGCCATCAGACAATGCCAGCGGTGACAACATACGGTGTTACTCCGAGGTTTGGGACCGACCCTGGCTGAACAAGAAAGAGATCGATGTCTCTTGTGTTTTAGGTACTTCAAGGTCGAAAAGGGGACTTGCAGGAGGACTGAAAGAACAAGATCCCAAAGATCCTAAGTATTCACAGTTAGCTAATGAATCTCTTCAAAAGTATCTGGCCGACACGGGCAACGGACGACCTCATAGATTAGTTAGAGTAGAGAAAGTCAGTACTCAAGTGGTGTCTGGTCTCAGGACTATAATCGACTTTGTTGTGACACCTTCTGACGACAGCAGCGGTGATAGCATAAAGTGTAACTCAGAAATATGGGAACAAGCTTGGTTAAACAAGAAAGAAATCACTAAGATGTCTTGTCAAATTGAAAACACAAGGTCGAAAAGACAAGTCCCTGGAGGACTTAAAGAACAAGATCCCAACGATCTTGAGTACTCACAGTTAGCTAACGAATCTCTGCAAAAGTATCTGGCAGACACGGGCAACGGACGACCTCATAGAGTTGTTAGAGTAGAGAAGGTCAGTACTCAAGTGGTGTCAGGTGTCAGGACTATAATCGACTTTGTTGTGACACCTACTGACGACAGCAGCGGTGATAGCATAAAGTGTAACTCAGAAATATGGGAACAAGCTTGGTTAAACAAGAAAGAAATCACTAAGGTGTCTTGTCAAATTGAAAACTCAAGGTCGAAAAGACAAGTCCCTGGAGGACTTAAAGAACAAGATCCCAACGATCCTGAGTACTCACAGTTAGCTAACGAATCTCTGCAAAAGTATCTGGCAGACACGGGCAACGGACGACCTCATAGAGTTGTTAGAGTAGAGAAGGTCAGTACTCAAGTGGTGTCAGGTGTCAGGACTATAATCGACTTTGTTGTGACACCTAGTGACGACAGCAGCGCGGAGAGCATAAAGTGTCACTCAGAAATATGGGAACAAGCTTGGCTAAACAAGAAAGAAATCACTAAGGTGTCTTGTCAAATTAAAAACGCAAGGTCGAAAAGACAAGTTCCTGGTGGTATCCAAGAATCAGATCCGAACAGAGAAGAGTATTTACAGTTAGCTAACGAATCTCTGCAGAAGTATCTGGCAGATACGGGCACCCAGAGACCACACAGAGTAGTGCGCGTAGAAAAAGTTACAGAGCAGGTTGTAGAAGGCTCTTTGACGAGAATCAACTTTGTAGCCACGCCATCAGACAGTGCCAGCGGTGACAACATACGGTGTTACTCCGAGGTTTGGGACCGACCCTGGCTGAACAAGAAAGAGATCGATGTCTCTTGTGTTTTAGGTAGTTCAAGATCGAAAAGGGGACTTGCAGGAGGACTGAAAGAACAAGATCCCAACGATCCTAAATATTCACAGTTAGCAAACGAATCTCTTCAAAAGTATCTGGCCGACACGGGCAACGGCCGACCTCATAGAGTTGTTAGAGTAGAGAAGGTCAGTACTCAAGTGGTGTCAGGTCTCAG
Above is a window of Anticarsia gemmatalis isolate Benzon Research Colony breed Stoneville strain chromosome 19, ilAntGemm2 primary, whole genome shotgun sequence DNA encoding:
- the LOC142981007 gene encoding uncharacterized protein LOC142981007 — its product is MNNYRTFLIFSCLFCISLCEVSEEKKAKLLSNFIEYYNHWPSKVNTASDGVLQSIIQEDQTTYQIEVTFKVEDNGPKPMKCSATIHDMEEGGIALVNNIIDCGPLPVELADDENTSAESAEALLERGPVKLDNEVQADTAITSGEQFIAIPRDQPSAPCIGCASHVNPQAPGVSDLAGLGIRHLDLHEPTVKHTLDSVIDVERQVQVVNGVRYILTLSVNFDNCTEAEPDNCISAKVCRITVLVKPWETLPSGGKYRAILANNCTEEWIFGDNGEVLPEPIDTHNHNATSLNNDDVKVVQIENVEALPNQEKKLTVDEIKAIEEQIIPYDQSTVYSEPNKEDSSPTDNNVISKDHVNKVESVQQHSENSLPESSKSEPSNLSQDKKKAIDDMLDFFNFSGYKPRPQTEEVNVRARRSYDYDLRILSLTEEYQDIKKSIENAKFVYEMAQAMVDYLNEMDIEVKNRAVKNVIKAEEEYDNDKRFIYIQAQIVIPCDTANCESKETETKICNAVIDSTERKNPQMLNTFCYIDTKEMDALDKIKEVPLDDPVLLRLTKEIIRKMESESKDPHALKIKKIVSANTRTVPGRLTKISLIVNHMNCSKSVPLVLRTNCSVLEKYGSNICEVIVHEKHSLKEKKIMYTCTERPVDMTISKFKQTMRNITVDDPKLNDILQEALQALEVQSNRKNKQKIVNVSKISTQIIAGLLTKIEFEVGFTNCTDDSDMKIQSTKCELLKNERLRNCKAQIWDRSWIVDGKQMEVSCDNDTSHFVENIRKKRALDIESRRVKRQLGAEHNLRSKSEAVGESQVQDPKDEKYTQLAHESLQKYLADTGNGRPHRVVRVEKVSTQVVSGLRTIIDFVVTPTDDSSGDSIKCNSEIWEQPWIKKKEITKVSCQIENPRSKRQVPGGLKEQDPNDPKYSQLASESLQKYLADTGNGRPHRVVRVEKVSTQVVSGLRTIIDFVVTPTDDSSGDSITCNSEIWEQAWLNKKEITKVSCQIETTRIKRQVPGGIQESDPNREEYLQLANESLQKYLADTGTQRPHRVVRVEKVTEQVVEGSLTRINFVATPSDDASGDNIRCYSEVWDRPWLNKKEIDVSCVLGTSRSKRGLAGGLKEQDPKDPKYSQLANESLQKYLADTGNGRPHRLVRVEKVSTQVVSGLRTIIDFVVTPSDDSSGDSIKCNSEIWEQAWLNKKEITKVSCQIENSRSKRQVPGGLKEQDPNDPKYSQLASESLQKYLADTGNGRPHRVVRVEKVSTQVVSGLRTIIDFVVTPTDDSSGDNIKCNSEIWEQAWLNKKEITKVSCQIETTRIKRQVPGGIQESDPNREEYLQLANESLQKYLADTGTQRPHRVVRVEKVTEQVVEGFLTRINFVATPSDNASGDNIRCYSEVWDRPWLNKKEIDVSCVLGTSRSKRGLAGGLKEQDPKDPKYSQLANESLQKYLADTGNGRPHRVVRVEKVSTQVVSGLRTIIDFVVTPTDDSSGDNIKCNSEIWEQAWLNKKEITKVSCQIENARSKRQVPGGLKEQDPNDHKYTQLANESLQKYLADTGNGRSHRVVRVEKVSTQVVSGLRTIIDFVVTPTDDSSGDNIKCNSEIWEQAWLNKKEITKVSCQIVNTRSKRQVPGGIQESDPNREEYLQLANESLQKYLADTGTQRPHRVVRVEKVTEQVVEGFLTRINFVATPSDNASGDNIRCYSEVWDRPWLNKKEIDVSCVLGTSRSKRGLAGGLKEQDPKDPKYSQLANESLQKYLADTGNGRPHRLVRVEKVSTQVVSGLRTIIDFVVTPSDDSSGDNINCNSEIWEQAWLNKKEITKVSCQIESSRSKRQVPGGLKEQDPNDPEYSQLANESLQKYLADTGNGRPHRVVRVEKVSTQVVSGVRTIIDFVVTPSDDSSAESIKCHSEIWEQAWLNKKEITKVSCQIENTRSKRQVPGGIQESDPNREEYLQLANESLQKYLADTGTQRPHRVVRVEKVTEQVVEGSLTRINFVATPSDNASGDNIRCYSEVWDRPWLNKKEIDVSCVLGTSRSKRGLAGGLKEQDPKDPKYSQLANESLQKYLADTGNGRPHRLVRVEKVSTQVVSGLRTIIDFVVTPSDDSSGDNINCNSEIWEQAWLNKKEITKVSCQIESSRSKRQVPGGLKEQDPNDPEYSQLANESLQKYLADTGNGRPHRVVRVEKVSTQVVSGLRTIIDFVVTPTDDSSGDNIKCNSEIWEQAWLNKKEITKVSCQIVNTRSKRQVPGGIQESDPNREEYLQLANESLQKYLADTGTQRPHRVVRVEKVTEQVVEGSLTRINFVATPSDNASGDNIRCYSEVWDRPWLNKKEIDVSCVLGTSRSKRGLAGGLKEQDPKDPKYSQLANESLQKYLADTGNGRPHRVVRVEKVSTQVVSGLRTIIDFVVTPTDDSSGDSIKCNSEIWEQAWLNKKEITKVSCQIETTRIKRQVPGGIQESDPNREEYLQLANESLQKYLADTGTQRPHRVVRVEKVTEQVVEGSLTRINFVATPSDNASGDNIRCYSEVWDRPWLNKKEIDVSCVLGTSRSKRGLAGGLKEQDPKDPKYSQLANESLQKYLADTGNGRPHRLVRVEKVSTQVVSGLRTIIDFVVTPSDDSSGDSIKCNSEIWEQAWLNKKEITKMSCQIENTRSKRQVPGGLKEQDPNDLEYSQLANESLQKYLADTGNGRPHRVVRVEKVSTQVVSGVRTIIDFVVTPTDDSSGDSIKCNSEIWEQAWLNKKEITKVSCQIENSRSKRQVPGGLKEQDPNDPEYSQLANESLQKYLADTGNGRPHRVVRVEKVSTQVVSGVRTIIDFVVTPSDDSSAESIKCHSEIWEQAWLNKKEITKVSCQIKNARSKRQVPGGIQESDPNREEYLQLANESLQKYLADTGTQRPHRVVRVEKVTEQVVEGSLTRINFVATPSDSASGDNIRCYSEVWDRPWLNKKEIDVSCVLGSSRSKRGLAGGLKEQDPNDPKYSQLANESLQKYLADTGNGRPHRVVRVEKVSTQVVSGLRTIIDFVVTPSDDSSGDSIKCNSEIWEQAWLNKKEITKVSCQIESSRSKRQVPGGLKEQDPNDHKYTQLANESLQKYLADTGNDEPHRVIRVVKVTTQVVAGSITRLNFVVLPMNTTVSDIINCYSEVLEQSWLNNKEYKVSCQQNSNLAEEQTPSTITKKNPNDSEYFQLATESLQKYLIDTNNLRPYEVIRVDDVTTEMQGTHITRIHFVASPIDNLNEGEVGCYSEILQDAMTDTKDYRVFCELDLSKLRQKREVVQSNTSNNGLHRRKNTEEEQDITKPEFKLLAIQSLRKFSKKNGVLHKLHEIQRVTMKVVSGIKYKLYFSASPTECSVNVSRARALTCKAVTNVTLQCDAEVWDQPWLGKKKIDIICDKPDDDFADDAKDEEEEVDHTDAVSVFNAPKLQSQQKELRVKSLAEEALEQYQSFSNTENVYKIVRIYKYYEHVADGLLSKIEFSISPTTCLRHERVESVDNCPFKVPSVLYNCIAKIREQPWLGHDKDIKVSCKRLQNDKKKTKKRMKRQIDIGQADDDDNEVDEDNTYYYADRAVQNVNDNSGSNNLYKLVTIHAAQTSVLMKTTVVKMYIELAETYCLRHHIDVNLDNCEEMEGLTHKLCLARIYPSPYDEMVVRHVSVVCDDNEAEFSAVTGLTVSELLRISILELEKKPENHYKLVHHGEPQLVPSLDANVPVNLNFIVSVTNCTPDVDLSKNPFQCYVDTTTPSKSCSSFIWLDAKTRTINNIDAFCYNDPGRHKRSIMDTNNATAQRLQIRDLVIEALEKLEMASTHRYKQRVLHINSHSSKITTGRVTTIDFDVGYTSCLKYEWIDNITNCDFLEHLPRRHCVAQIWERLWIKNGKHIDVSCEDDETPLEAHIEFESAEMAMQLAQDALKHIEAKYPHPKKQKIVRIFSLEKQAVAGVHYRMKVEVGLTDCAALSDEKNCKLNPNLGINKFCRVNIWVRPWTNHPPSYRVSCDFQEGASIELYHHVQAEHLFLDFIATYNPSYTNDHAEMEKRFDIFKSNIKKIHELNTYEKGTALYGVTRYTDLTYKEFRSRYMGLKMSLRDGKQPAMKVADIPSFKLPSNFDWREFNAVTGVKDQGTCASSWAFSIAGNIEGMWKIQSGQLVSLSEQQLVDCDKLNEGCSGGTPENAYRSIEEQGGVELESNYVYEGEGYKCLTNETSFKVHITGALNISSNETEMAQWLVHNGPISIGINARVLQFYLKGISHPWTSSCNSTDIDHAGLIVGYGAMEHPLYPRKIPYWLVKNSWGTGWGEEGYFRVFRGDGTCGVNRLATSAIV